In Haloarcula salinisoli, one genomic interval encodes:
- a CDS encoding histidine kinase, whose translation MATDTSTSTDTGVRLADWQAGVVGGIAGAAVMGVLVSIMNAAVLAGAIPALYGLSGGIAGWVVHLSHGAVLGVVFAAIVRAVGEDRSAGTVVGLGLLWGVVTWVGLAALVMPLWLSTIGFPMAPPFPNFAPPSLLWHAAYGSVLGVAYAGLR comes from the coding sequence CAACCGACACTTCTACGTCGACCGACACCGGCGTCCGCCTCGCAGACTGGCAGGCGGGCGTCGTCGGAGGTATCGCAGGGGCCGCCGTGATGGGCGTCCTCGTATCGATTATGAACGCGGCAGTGCTTGCGGGCGCGATTCCCGCGCTGTACGGCCTTTCGGGCGGCATCGCCGGCTGGGTCGTCCACCTCTCCCACGGCGCCGTCCTGGGGGTCGTCTTCGCCGCTATCGTCCGGGCGGTCGGCGAGGACCGCTCTGCCGGCACCGTCGTCGGGCTGGGGCTCCTCTGGGGCGTCGTCACGTGGGTCGGCCTCGCGGCGCTCGTGATGCCGCTGTGGCTCTCGACCATCGGCTTCCCGATGGCCCCGCCGTTCCCGAACTTCGCCCCGCCGAGCCTGCTGTGGCACGCCGCCTACGGCAGCGTCCTCGGTGTCGCGTACGCCGGACTGCGGTAG
- a CDS encoding M20 family metallopeptidase translates to MDVVALTEDLVAIPSHRGPDSDESAAGAFVADWLREHTEAAVEHDHHGNVIARKGAGGQSLALVGHHDVVPPDESQVEDTGAYLFDRRDGRLYGRGTADMKGSLAAAMLTFATADPADGELVFASFAGEEQGGEGCRAAIEDGFETDYAVVVEGSTGYSAPGVTDVAVAHKGRRGSTIVAEGEAAHASEVDAGENAIYRATDAVDVVRALEFPTAEVLGHELQGSVAVTEIDGGSAWNVVPEHCDATVDERTVPGERAPLERVEDIAGVSWRVDQDLPPMACGDADFADAVLAAAAGAQDADPEHVVKPHATDAGWLAAAGTDCVVVGAAEPGEAHTATESVSLDVLERCRRIYDGVVTEWLG, encoded by the coding sequence ATGGACGTCGTCGCTCTCACCGAGGACCTCGTCGCGATTCCCAGCCACCGCGGCCCCGACAGCGACGAATCGGCCGCCGGCGCTTTCGTCGCCGACTGGCTCCGTGAACACACCGAAGCCGCCGTCGAACACGACCACCACGGCAACGTCATCGCCCGCAAGGGGGCGGGCGGGCAGTCGCTCGCGCTAGTGGGTCACCACGACGTCGTGCCGCCGGACGAGTCGCAGGTCGAGGACACGGGGGCGTATCTCTTCGACCGTCGGGACGGTCGTCTCTACGGCCGCGGCACCGCCGACATGAAGGGGTCGCTCGCGGCGGCGATGCTGACGTTCGCCACCGCAGACCCCGCCGATGGCGAACTCGTCTTCGCCTCCTTCGCCGGCGAGGAACAGGGCGGCGAGGGGTGTCGGGCCGCCATCGAGGACGGGTTCGAGACCGACTACGCCGTCGTGGTCGAGGGGTCGACGGGCTACTCTGCCCCGGGGGTCACGGACGTGGCTGTCGCGCACAAGGGCCGGCGGGGGTCGACCATCGTCGCCGAAGGCGAGGCGGCCCACGCCAGCGAGGTCGACGCCGGCGAGAACGCCATCTACCGGGCGACCGACGCGGTCGACGTGGTCCGGGCCCTCGAATTTCCCACTGCCGAGGTGCTGGGCCACGAGCTACAGGGAAGCGTGGCAGTCACCGAAATCGACGGCGGCTCGGCCTGGAACGTCGTCCCCGAACACTGCGATGCCACCGTCGACGAGCGGACGGTGCCGGGCGAGCGCGCCCCCCTGGAACGCGTCGAAGATATCGCGGGCGTCTCCTGGCGCGTCGACCAGGACCTCCCGCCGATGGCCTGTGGCGACGCCGACTTTGCCGACGCGGTGCTTGCCGCCGCCGCTGGGGCCCAGGACGCCGACCCCGAACACGTCGTCAAGCCACACGCGACCGACGCCGGCTGGCTCGCCGCCGCTGGCACCGACTGCGTCGTCGTCGGGGCCGCCGAACCCGGAGAGGCCCACACTGCGACCGAAAGCGTCTCGCTCGACGTGCTGGAACGCTGCCGGCGCATCTACGACGGCGTCGTCACCGAGTGGCTGGGCTGA
- a CDS encoding endonuclease/exonuclease/phosphatase family protein, giving the protein MRSPDTTRSPVTRRAVLGSTVATAVGLVGATGTAAGQSPVATVMTQNAYLGFDIAELLRADSLADVREITGGFLAGIEPEVYAARADSIAAAVETVDADVVALQEAVLLRRQDPGDYGTDSSAVIVDLLDRIRTALAQRGLDYTVAAESVANDFELPAETDDGPVDLRITDRDVLLVRSDLDTTDPTSATYDATLELPIPESDRTLPITRGYCAADVTVDDVDVRVVSTHLSSASPQYRRRQATELLDALPATGPVVVCGDLNSAPGEAAYDLLTGSLTDPYPDLWPDANGATCCQAKDLRNDESLLSRRIDTLLYRGAVAPTAIRHVGDQPGDRTEVEVDGETVQVWPSDHAGVVGTFEFGATASTSRATPSPATPSTGGTPATGAKSPEPTATGVSAPGFGAPSALLGLLLGAGAWLRRRTQ; this is encoded by the coding sequence ATGCGTTCGCCGGACACCACGCGCTCGCCAGTCACTCGTCGGGCCGTCCTCGGTAGTACGGTCGCCACCGCCGTCGGACTCGTCGGCGCGACCGGGACAGCCGCCGGACAGTCCCCCGTCGCGACGGTCATGACCCAGAACGCGTATCTCGGCTTCGACATCGCCGAGCTGCTGCGGGCGGACTCACTGGCCGATGTACGGGAGATTACCGGCGGGTTTCTCGCGGGTATCGAACCCGAGGTGTACGCGGCCCGCGCCGACAGCATCGCCGCGGCGGTCGAGACCGTCGACGCGGACGTGGTGGCCCTGCAGGAAGCGGTGCTGCTCCGACGACAGGACCCGGGTGATTACGGCACAGATTCGAGCGCGGTGATAGTCGACCTGCTCGACCGGATTCGGACGGCACTGGCCCAGCGGGGGCTCGACTACACCGTCGCCGCCGAGTCGGTGGCCAACGACTTCGAACTGCCCGCCGAGACCGACGACGGCCCGGTCGACCTCCGTATCACCGACCGCGACGTGCTCCTCGTCCGGAGCGACCTCGACACGACCGACCCGACATCGGCGACCTACGACGCCACGCTGGAACTCCCGATACCCGAGAGCGACCGGACGCTGCCCATCACTCGGGGCTACTGCGCGGCCGACGTGACCGTCGACGACGTCGACGTCCGGGTCGTCTCGACGCATCTGTCGTCGGCCTCGCCACAGTACCGGCGCCGGCAGGCGACCGAACTGCTCGACGCGCTCCCCGCGACGGGGCCGGTGGTCGTCTGTGGCGACCTCAACAGCGCGCCGGGCGAGGCGGCCTACGACCTGCTGACCGGGTCGCTGACCGACCCCTACCCCGACCTTTGGCCCGACGCGAACGGCGCCACCTGCTGTCAGGCCAAGGACCTGCGCAACGACGAGTCACTGCTTTCCCGACGCATCGACACGCTGCTGTACCGCGGGGCGGTCGCGCCGACGGCTATTCGCCACGTCGGCGACCAGCCGGGGGACCGCACCGAGGTCGAGGTCGACGGCGAGACAGTCCAGGTCTGGCCCTCGGACCACGCGGGCGTGGTCGGGACGTTCGAATTCGGTGCTACGGCATCCACTTCGAGGGCGACACCGTCTCCGGCCACGCCGTCGACTGGAGGGACACCCGCTACTGGTGCGAAGTCGCCCGAGCCGACCGCAACGGGCGTTTCGGCTCCAGGATTCGGGGCTCCATCGGCACTCCTCGGTCTCCTGCTGGGCGCTGGGGCGTGGCTGCGCCGTCGGACTCAGTGA
- a CDS encoding carboxypeptidase M32 yields the protein MATTTETSETYEQFLEHVRQLHYVGDAGSVLQWDQQVMMPEGGTPARAKQSSALSTLHHDLLTDDQLGEWLDELEAADLDAEQAAVVREVRRDHERAVRVPSDLVERISEASSNALPVWEEAKAEDDFEMFADTLEEMVELRREYAAAIDPDRDPYEVLFEEYEPYLGIDTAEEVLTTLRDELVGLIDDIADSGVTLADPFEGTYDDDTQHALVEEALSTLGYDWDHGRLDTAPHPFSTGTQFDARVTTRFKPDDPMDAVGSTVHEFGHATYTLGLPQEQYGTPLGDNRDLSVHESQSRFWENHVGRSQPFWELFADTANDHLGTDAAPREFYEAANTVHPDNLIRVEADELTYHMHIVLRSEIERDLIRGDLAVEDVPQVWNEKMDEYLGVRPDTDAEGCLQDIHWTNGAIGYFPTYTLGSVLAAQLDHHLRADVGDVDALVRDGDFDDIHDWLTENVHRHGARYETDDLVREATGESFTADYFLDYADAKYRDLYDC from the coding sequence ATGGCAACGACGACCGAGACGAGCGAGACCTACGAGCAGTTCCTAGAGCACGTCCGGCAGCTCCACTACGTCGGCGACGCCGGGAGCGTCCTCCAGTGGGACCAGCAGGTGATGATGCCCGAGGGCGGCACGCCCGCCCGCGCAAAGCAGTCCTCCGCGCTCTCGACGCTGCACCACGACCTGCTGACCGACGACCAGCTGGGCGAGTGGCTGGACGAACTCGAGGCGGCGGACCTCGACGCCGAGCAGGCGGCCGTCGTCCGCGAGGTCCGCCGGGACCACGAGCGCGCGGTGCGGGTCCCCTCGGACCTCGTCGAACGCATCTCCGAAGCGTCCTCGAACGCCTTGCCGGTCTGGGAGGAGGCAAAGGCCGAGGACGACTTCGAGATGTTCGCCGACACGCTCGAAGAGATGGTCGAGCTCCGCCGGGAGTACGCCGCCGCCATCGACCCCGACCGGGACCCCTACGAGGTCCTCTTCGAGGAGTACGAGCCGTATCTCGGTATCGACACTGCTGAAGAAGTCCTGACGACGCTGCGGGACGAACTGGTCGGGCTCATCGACGACATCGCCGACAGCGGCGTCACGCTCGCTGACCCCTTCGAGGGCACCTACGACGACGACACCCAGCACGCGCTCGTCGAGGAGGCCCTCTCCACGCTGGGGTACGACTGGGACCACGGCCGACTGGACACCGCGCCCCACCCGTTCTCGACGGGGACGCAGTTCGACGCCCGCGTCACCACCCGCTTCAAGCCCGACGACCCGATGGACGCCGTCGGCTCGACCGTCCACGAGTTCGGCCACGCCACCTACACGCTCGGCCTCCCACAGGAGCAGTACGGCACGCCGCTGGGCGACAACCGGGACCTCTCGGTCCACGAGTCCCAGTCGCGGTTCTGGGAGAACCACGTCGGCCGCTCCCAGCCGTTCTGGGAGCTGTTTGCCGACACTGCGAACGACCACCTCGGCACCGACGCCGCCCCCCGCGAGTTCTACGAGGCCGCCAACACGGTCCACCCGGACAACCTGATTCGGGTCGAAGCCGACGAACTCACCTATCACATGCACATCGTCCTCCGCTCCGAGATAGAGCGGGACCTGATTCGGGGCGACCTGGCCGTCGAGGACGTGCCACAGGTCTGGAACGAGAAGATGGACGAGTACCTCGGTGTGCGGCCCGACACCGACGCCGAGGGCTGTCTGCAGGACATCCACTGGACCAACGGCGCTATCGGCTACTTCCCGACGTACACGCTCGGGTCGGTGCTCGCCGCCCAGCTGGACCACCACCTCAGGGCCGACGTGGGCGACGTGGACGCGCTAGTTCGGGACGGCGACTTCGACGACATCCACGACTGGCTCACCGAGAACGTCCATCGTCACGGCGCCCGCTACGAGACCGACGACCTCGTCCGGGAGGCCACCGGGGAGTCCTTCACCGCCGACTACTTCCTCGACTACGCCGACGCGAAGTACCGGGACCTCTACGACTGCTGA